A window of Flavobacterium flavigenum contains these coding sequences:
- a CDS encoding glycoside hydrolase family 43 protein, with protein sequence MHLNKIRFLLYLIPLFGFAQNPIIQTNYTADPAPMVYNGKVYLYTSHDEDESTWFTMNDWKLYTTEDMVNWTDHGSVLSYKNFGWAKMNAWAPQCIERNGKFYMYVPITDRQGKNGIGVAVANSPYGPFTDPLGKPLIQNSNADIDPTVFIDDDNQAYLLWGNPECYYVNLNEDMISYNDEIKLFPNTVESFGKRAGKEDPRRPTTYEEGPWLYKRNKLYYLFFAGGPISEHIGYSTSKSPVGPWKYQGVVMPAQGGSFTNHPGVIDFKGKTYFFYHNGALPGGSGFNRSVSVEELSFNPDGTVKQLNMTEGIKKGLAIVNPYVKSEAETMAWSKDVKAMQNDQVGVFITAMKNDAFTKVRDVDFRKEGASKFTARVGTTHNSAVSMEIRLDGPDGELIGTIKVPMTGGNDRWQVVTADVKKVTGIHDVYFVFKGKAPAKIMFFDYWMFSK encoded by the coding sequence ATGCATTTAAATAAAATTCGATTTTTACTCTACCTCATTCCGCTGTTTGGGTTTGCACAGAATCCAATTATACAGACTAATTATACAGCAGATCCTGCCCCTATGGTGTATAACGGAAAAGTGTATTTATATACTTCGCATGACGAGGATGAATCTACCTGGTTTACTATGAACGACTGGAAGCTCTACACTACAGAAGATATGGTAAACTGGACCGACCATGGTTCTGTGTTATCCTATAAAAATTTCGGGTGGGCCAAAATGAATGCCTGGGCACCGCAATGCATAGAACGAAATGGGAAATTTTATATGTATGTACCAATAACCGATCGTCAGGGTAAAAACGGTATTGGTGTCGCGGTTGCAAATTCTCCATATGGACCTTTTACAGATCCGTTAGGAAAACCCTTAATACAAAACAGTAATGCTGATATCGATCCAACGGTTTTCATTGATGATGACAATCAGGCATACTTGTTATGGGGCAATCCGGAATGTTATTATGTAAACCTGAACGAAGATATGATTTCCTATAATGACGAAATAAAATTATTTCCCAATACTGTAGAATCATTTGGAAAACGAGCAGGAAAAGAAGATCCGCGAAGACCTACCACTTATGAAGAAGGGCCATGGCTTTACAAAAGGAACAAATTGTATTATTTATTTTTTGCAGGAGGTCCTATTTCAGAACATATAGGGTATTCAACCAGCAAAAGTCCGGTTGGTCCCTGGAAATATCAGGGTGTCGTAATGCCTGCACAGGGTGGAAGTTTTACCAACCATCCTGGGGTAATTGATTTTAAAGGGAAAACTTATTTTTTCTATCATAATGGAGCTTTGCCTGGCGGAAGCGGCTTTAACAGATCAGTATCAGTAGAAGAACTGAGTTTTAATCCGGATGGCACTGTTAAACAATTAAATATGACCGAAGGAATAAAAAAAGGTTTAGCAATTGTCAATCCTTATGTTAAGTCAGAAGCAGAAACCATGGCCTGGTCAAAAGATGTAAAAGCAATGCAAAATGATCAGGTAGGAGTTTTTATCACAGCCATGAAAAACGATGCTTTTACAAAAGTCAGGGATGTAGATTTCCGTAAAGAAGGTGCTTCAAAATTTACAGCGCGTGTTGGTACTACCCATAATAGCGCTGTATCAATGGAAATTAGGTTAGATGGTCCCGACGGTGAATTGATTGGCACAATAAAAGTCCCAATGACCGGAGGTAATGACAGATGGCAAGTAGTTACCGCA